The following nucleotide sequence is from Zingiber officinale cultivar Zhangliang chromosome 10A, Zo_v1.1, whole genome shotgun sequence.
CTTAGTTTACTATAGAAAAGGTTCTTTTGAATTTTGACTAAATTTCCTTTGTTATCATTTGATttcttgaatgaaaaaaattggTATTTATGCATATGCTTTGTTAGAGCCTGCACATATATTCTGCTAACTTATGTATACGAAACACCTTTAGGAAACAAAATGATGAAAAGGTTGGATATAGAAAATCTATATATTGTCATCGAAATTCATTACTAATAGCAACTTTTACTACGTTCAAAGCGAAGAATCTAGGGACAAATATTTTGGAGGTATGCTTTTGAGTATGCATAAGTTGGTCCACAAGACTGGACTGATGCCATATAAGGTTAATGGAATTATAATAAACTAGAAATTGTAATTAAGATTAATCTAGGGTTAATAACTTTAAGCCCCCTTGAATTTTATAGTGAGTTACATTTTGCCCCCCTCTATTTAAAAAACTACACTCAACCCCCCTTGACATGaagtaaaaaaaaggaaaaaaagtaaATGACTAAAATAACCCTAACCTAAATCAgatttttaagaagaaaatggaaaaaataaaaaaaaatcccatAAGATCATTGAAAGCTTAACCTTAACCAAATCTGATTTATATATAGGTCCAAAATTTCACTTGTTTCTAGAAAAAATTTCTTCACAAAATTCATACATGCACCAGTAtaaatttacctccttcgtgttggccctgggacgagttggcgggggtgctggggCGAGCGCATTCGCCTTTTTCTTATGCCACAATACATGCACCAGTATAAACAACAGAAAAACAACAACTCTAAAAGTGTTAATCAATCAAAAACTCATTTTACCAAATAAAAAAGAgctaaaattctaaattaatgaatcaaaattaaatgaagatggaacaaaatttatcattaaaaaaataaaatgaagacCCTTTGACGATTTAGAAAAAAATCactcttttaatttttgtccaaaggtaaatttttatttcaaagCAGCTAAAAATACTTTTCGTTTCAAAAAGCTgttgttttgaaatgaaaatttacttttgggtaaaaattaaaaggatgatttttttctaaatcataaatggtcttcattttttatttttaatgataaattttgttctatttttatttaattttgattcattaatttaGAATTCAGAGTTACTATTTTTCTGTTATTTATGTTAGTACATATATGAATTTTATGAGGatatttttctagaaacaaagtgaGATTTTGAACTTATATATAAATCAGGTTGAGTTAAGGTTAAGCTTTTAACGGTTTtataagatttttatttttatttttcattttctttgtaGAAGTCATTTTGATTAGGGTTATTTTGgtcatttactttttttttctttttttacttcATGTCAAAGGGGGGTTGAGTGTAGTTTTTTAAATAGAGGGGGGTAAAATGTAACTCGCTATAAAATTCAAGGGGACTTAAAGTTATTAACCCATTAATCTAATTGACTATCAACATAGAGGTTCACTTGATCACTATTGTGACAAAGGACAAAACAATTTTCCTATATCACTTTGTCAAAATGTCACAGGTTACTTGTCCAGAAAAGCTAAGCTAGAAAAGCtattatacaaataaatttatGTAGAAATGTAAGTAAAAAGAGATGAACAAGGGAGATTACtaggatttttttattattggtTCAACTCAGATTCTCAAAGGAACTCAGAAGTAGAGGAATTAGAAATTCCATTGACATTACAATATGATTTTATATAAAGCTTGACAGCCAGAAAATTTGATCTTAAATAGACATGATtcatttgagttttttttttataaaattatgatttaCACTATCCACATGTATAGAATGATGCATACTGTAGTTATCTTAAAGTAGGTTAGCATATGTATATGTACCACTGTCGTTTTCTTTTCTCAAGTAATTTAAGATGAATCTGAGAACTGATGCACTCTGAAGATCCTGACCTGTTTTCTTGCCTCTGTACGTTCTTTCAGCTATGTTTAATCACCAACAATAGGCACAATAGGTGTTGTGCAATTTAACACAGTTTGACAACATGCTAAGAGATATATCGGAAAGTGcaataggggggggggggggggggggggggtttaacAAAACCAAACAGagatgcagcggaaataataaacactcggtcggtttacttggttcacaacTGCTATTCCAAGGCTCACGATCCCTTGGACTGTTTCCGAATGAGTAATCCACTAAAGTTCTCTCCGAAAAGCTTTCGGAGAAGGAAGAAAGCTCGTACAAGATGTGAGGAAGATGTAATACATTGCTATCACCTTAAATAAATGCAAGTAATAGATTATATCGACAACGTAAAGTAGAATGTAGGCATAGGTTGTCGGAGAGTCTCTCTACGATTTGAGCAGCAAGAGAAAAGGTATTGAAAAGAGTgttgaatactgagtcttggatCCCGAGACTTCTTTTATAGGCTTCATCCGATCGACTGGAAAACTGAACCCTTCCGGTCAATTGAACTTCTATTAGGCGACTCGCCCCGCTTCTTTCTTGTTTGCTCCGGTCTGATCTAATCGATCCCGCAAAATTCGCTTTTCCGGTCGACTGAACCTATTTAGGCAATTGGACCCTAGGGGTTTCCTTTACTGTTCGATCCGATCATATCCATTCTATACTTTCCATATTTGTTCAGCCGactgaacctctttatttttaaaatttgatcacAATCTGGCCGTGCTTATCtacctggatcggtcaaccgaaccatcaTGTTCGGTCAATCAAACCCTTcggtcaacctagttttatgttttctgcaaaacaaagttagtacaacaagaataataaaagtAGTCTTACAAAACAAAGTTACAAACAATATGATTATACATGAGTTAATCTTGATAGTTAGGACTGTTTGATCTCGACTTAAGACACTTCTGTTGGTTTTTTTTCAGTCAGATCAACACCTAAGGTTGTCGCAACTGGGACACGTCTTCACTACCTTCCGGAATGAAAGGTCTCTTCAGGACTTACCTTACTTATTTgctaaattttggtctaattgACATGTTTGAACTTCTTCTGCTCATCAATGGTCGATCGACCTGATTTACTAAGACTTTTATGCAACACTGAATTAACACAATAGATACAAATAGTAAAAGTAAAACTGTGTTAGCAATATTTATAAAACACTAGTCTAATCGATTGTGTGGTCacacttgcttggagttcacttctcTAAGACTTCTCACTACTTAAGGTTCACTCCCTTAGCATTTTCATCTTACTTGTAGTTCACTCCTCCGCGACTTCTTACTTGCctaagtcaactttgacctatgaGAACTCTCTTGCCTAGGCAACTGTCAGGACTTCTACCTTTGCCTAGGTTAATCTTGATCTATCAGGACTTCTATCTTTGCCAGACATTCGATCAATTTGGACCTAATTTGACTTTTCTATTGTCAAGcatttgatcaaccttgacctgcttgaatttttccctttgcctaggtCAGTCTTGACCCGTGACTTCTAATTAACTTGGTCGACTATATCTTATTAAACATATTGGCAAACAAACATCAAAGCTTTGGAGGTTGCATCAACATGAACTTCCTCTAGTACATTTACCGTCATTATCAACATACATGCATTGTTTGTTAcattagagttttttttaataatatttaatatttaatattgttAGTTCTATTCAATTTCTTCTGTCAAGATATGCAAGTTTCCTTAAGATTTCGAAGTACATCACTAACAATAATGCCCCATATGATTCCTCTTAATTGCAGTTAAAAAATATTATCCTTCAAGACAACGCCTTACCCTTCCCCTGCAAGCTGGATGTAAAGGAAAACCAGTGGTGCTTATCCCAAAGAAAAAATTAGCAGACTATTGCGATGGGAATGCGAACAACCTAACTGTTGTTTTCAAGGATTTAGGTGTTCAAGTTTCTTACAGCACTCTTTTCTTCTGGGAGTATTTGGGTCCTTTAGTTATCTATCCAGTTTTCTACTACTTTCCAGTGTACAAGTACTTCGGTTATGAGGGTGAACGTACTATTTACCCAGTCCAGACATATGCGTTGTACTATTGGTGCTTCCATTATTTCAAGCGTATTCTGGAGACTTTCTTTGTTCATAGATTCAGTCATGCAACTTCACCTCTCTCCCATGTATTCAGAAACTGTGCCTATTACTGGACTTTCGGAGCATACATTGCTTACCATGTGAATCACCCACTGTATACACCTGTTGGTGATTTTCAAATAAAGATTGGATTCACATTTGGGTTGATTTGCCAGCTCGCAAACTTCTACTGTCATCTCATCTTGAGGAACCTCAGAAGCCCTGATGGTAATGGTGGTTACCAGATTCCTCGTGGGTTTTTGTTCAACATAGTGACTTGTGCAAACTACACCACAGAGATCTATCAATGGCTTGGTTTCAATATGGCTACTCAAACAATACCAGGTTGTGTGTTCCTTGTAGTGGCTACTCTCATTATGACTAACTGGGCCCTTGCAAAGCACCGGCGACTCAAGAAGGTAAACTAACACCATTCTCTATTGAGTGCAATTACTTTATATGCTTAGTTTCTGAAATTTAAATCCAGTTACTATATGTCTTGCATGGTCCGATGCAAATTACATCAGTGTTATGTCTGTCTCTGATCTACTTTTTGTTGCAGTTGTTTGATGGAAAAGAGGGGAGACCTAGGTATCCACGACGATGGGTGATACTCCCTCCGTTCATGTAAGCTGCAGCAATTTCTGGGTGTATGCTTCTCGGATTTGAATATTCAAGTATAATCGTTTTGTAGAAATATCAAAGCGCTTATGGAATGTAAGAAGTCGTTGGCCCACTGGGTTACGTGCATGATATGTACACCTGAAATTTCTTCTTTCATTGTACGTTCAACTTTAGTTTTGTTCTATGGATTTTCTCGTCTTTTGTGCACGGGAGACCTTCGTAAAGATGTTTGCTCACTTACTTTGTCTTGCCATCACTATGTTTTAGATAGAGCTTATATGTACTTGGTCGTTTCCTACTGATGGGTTAAGATACAGGCCCGAAGCTTGTAAAGCCACAACATCGTTTGTATTGCAAATGCTACATAACTGAAAACAAATTAGATACGAAATGTCTAGGAACGATAGCAACagagtaataaaaagatattttgTAGAATTTAGTGATAGGCATACTGAAGCTGTGCCATCATTTAGTAACTGTAAAAGAAAACTTGATGATAATAAGCACATATTCATATAATAGTGATACTACTCTATACATTGATATCATATTCTTTCCTCCACTAGTTGACACGGTTGGTTTATATAAGGGTATTGTTATCAATAGTCCTAGGGTCGATTTTTAATGTGTACGAAATGCTCCGCTAATTGTCTCAACCCCTCTTTACATGTGTTGTTGTTGCTGGACGAGATTCTCGTGATTTACATTCCTTCCAAACAGTGGGGGACCACCCTGGAGGGGTTACTAAGATGACAGTTTCACCTTTTGCTACCAATTAATGTCATATCCTCTATTTACATAGTCGATTCAGAAACTACAAATTACAAGATCGAAGAACAACTCAAAAGATGTGTGttgcatctattttttttttttgatgaaaggtAAATATGATATCATTGGGAAAAAGCATACAGGCCAATGATACGATATGTTCCAATCACTTCACGTTCGGATAAATGCCAGATCAATGTGGGTACTCGTTTGTACCGTCTAGTGGGTTGGTGTCATACACAAGATAGAGCACCTATCACAGGGGTTGGTGTATGCGCAGATACACCAGCCTACATCACTGTCGAACATAATGGTGTACACGATACAATCACAAGCATAATCACATCACACATCAGTCTACACCAACGCATTCATCATCATCCTCGTGACTCTATCCGTCCATAGCTGTCCAGCCAATCACATCATCCCGCCAGTGCCCCGATCGCCTGATGCCATCACAAATTCGATTGATCCGCTCTAGGAGTGGCCTGGTCTCAAGGGGTGATTGCCCAATATGTTGTCAACTCAGTCTAGTTAGACATGTCGAGACCAGATCAATTGGTTGTGATCCCTCCCTAGGTTCACCATCCTCCTAAGTTATAGTTTAGGTCAGGGTGGGCGGTCGAAGGCTGCTCGGAGGCCGCCAAAAGTGGGCAAGTGGCCAGGCTGTCGGGCACTGAGCAGGGTGCGACCTCCTGCCACCCACTCCGACTCAAACTATAATGGTGAACTCAAGGAAGGATCGCAACCAACTGCGGCAAGATCACGGCCATGATCTAGTCACAATTGCGAGTGATTCATCCCCTGGTCCACTTTTTTATTGACTAGGAGATCTGCTCCTAGCCATGCCAAGTGTTCCTCATATCTCCGGTGATCCATCCACACTCCAGCCATCCTCTTCACCTCCTTTGGCTCACCCCAATTGCCAGAAATGAGAGTTGTTGGTCCAAATGTTTGCCAATTAGCACCACGTTGACAACCTTTATGATCAACCCCCAGTCCATCTCACCGAGCAACGCCTCCTCTTCCACTTTGGTTGCCCTCTCATTCTGGCCACCTCACACCATGGTGCTGATgcaagtacatcaaggacaatAACTTCATCTTCAGCAGAGACCGAAACTAGTATAATGTCCTGCTGGTTGTCTCAACCCCTCCTTACATACATTGCAGTTGTTGGGCGAACCCTTCGTGATTTACCTTCCTTCCAAATAGTGGGGGCCACCCTAGAGGGACTATCGAGATGTCGATTTCACCTTTTGTTGCCAATTGATATCATATCCTTTATTTACATAGTCGATTCAGAAACTACAAATTACATGATTGAAGAACAACTCAGAAGATGTGttgcatctattttttttttcgatgaaagataaatatgatatcatTGGAAAAAAGTATACAACCAATGATATGGTTGGTTCCAATTACATGTCCAGATAAATACCATATCGGTGTGGGTACTCATCATACCGTCTAGTGGTTGGTGTCATACACAAGATAGAGCACTAGGGGTGTTCATTAATCGGGTCAATCCATTAACCCGCCTGATCCAAATAACATTCGgattatttgattttattaaatgaAATTCAGGTCGGTTGAATGAATAGACCCGAAATATTAATTGGGTTAATGATTTGATTTTGGATATAACTTCCCATCCAAATAACCCACCCAAAATTCGAATAaggaattaatatatattttataattttttcagtATAATTTTTGGAATCTTTGGAATGTGAAGgtatttttttcttatattgaATGAAACTATTTTATGAAATTTAgagattatttatttataaatataaattatttggagtttatttatttgaagaacattgaaaatttgaaatgaaaaaaaaattaggttaatTGGCACCCGAACTGAATAACCCAAATTAGATTCGGGTAATTCGATTTAGTTTATAGTTAATTCGATTTGGTTCTTGGTTGGATTTAGAATAAAATCTGAATAACCCGAACTGAATGATTCAAATAACCCAAACTGATCCAAATGAACACCCCTACAGAGCACCTATCACACgggtgttaggacccttggcggtcggctagaggagggggtgaatagcccttgcacaaaaacaaaacaaaacctttctcagacttataacttaattaacataacacttgcataagaatgataaagaaactaaaagataGAGGTaccgagaatttacttggttacaatcgggaaggttgttaatccaaagaagtaaagcgcactaatttctccttcgggcagaagcctctttacagcaatgacagCATAGAATCAGAGCGCTAAACAGAAAACTaaaagtgtacaagtgttgtttcacagTTTCTTGTTCTACTTAGCTTTTGGGAGCAGGgatgcttatatagccctgctcatggtgcttggaagggttccaggtgcatGGAATGTGATAAAAATCTATCCCCAACGCAACAGTCAAAAGCCACGTCGATCTGGATAAAAgtcaggttccgggcgccccggactggtccgggcgcccctagCATCAGAAGTCAGCCTTTTGTTGACTTTAGGTCTGGGCTTCCTTCTTCGGTtcagctcacttgggtgatttcgaccatccgaaatagggctcacccgaacccaacttccggccttctcgagcaaacttccgctccggcttcttgtcccttggaatcgctgtttgtttccttctcgtccaccagcgtactcttccacaacatttCATCCCTCAGACAGCTGTGTCTTTTACTCCTCGAggaatcttccgctccggcttctcctcCTTCAGAAACACCACacactcccttctcgtccgccggtgtactctttcacagcacctcgtccctcagacgcgcCAAACCCATCagctctctctcgtgccgtccttctcactagatgCGTCTTTTGCTTggcatcctgtgctcctaagttcctgcacacttagacacagggttaaacacaacaggacctaacttaacttgtttgatcacatcaaaactatcttgggtaccaacaatctccccctttttgatgtgagcaacccaagttaagttaggataaacaaacataaagtaaaagaaataaattttgcaataaggtacaaaaattaaaaaagtttAAGCTACCTCtccttagacttaatcttcccttctccccctttgatcacataaaaaaatggggtacctcaaaaaaatctaagggtaacttttcaaaaataagaaagtttttagttaaaaaaatctCTGATTTtccaatatttttgaaaattttatcaagtttttgaaatctttgaaaataattttgatattgctTAAAAAAATTTAGAGTAATTTTAGCAACTTTAAGTTctacaaaaataaatttctaagtaaaaaaaaatatttgagtaactatttaaagtattaattataattagatgctttatcagttagtcaattaaatattttatttcattaattgacttttaggctgtgacgagacactaggctttcttgattattggagcaataaccactttctagacaaagcttcttaaggaaattaaacatttaatctactctctgaaagccctaagtccaattaaattttaatttagataagattttggaacccaatataggttccagcctactggattaattaaaaatcttttggatatgtatttctttgaaattttcttaatttgtcccttgtggtgtttaacataccagtttaaattattatatcttttattgttttgattaaacaaacatgcacgatttttcaagtatGCTATTTCTGTTTGCAaattatcatttttcaattttattttgtcaaattcttctcaTGGAtaagatttggctagaattaactttaactcttgattttctttttctagcttacAGCAATCCTTtgacaataatttaacaaacttgaataatttatcgggaggcagagatcgtacc
It contains:
- the LOC122027874 gene encoding very-long-chain enoyl-CoA reductase-like isoform X2, encoding MKVKKYYPSRQRLTLPLQAGCKGKPVVLIPKKKLADYCDGNANNLTVVFKDLGVQVSYSTLFFWEYLGPLVIYPVFYYFPVYKYFGYEGERTIYPVQTYALYYWCFHYFKRILETFFVHRFSHATSPLSHVFRNCAYYWTFGAYIAYHVNHPLYTPVGDFQIKIGFTFGLICQLANFYCHLILRNLRSPDGNGGYQIPRGFLFNIVTCANYTTEIYQWLGFNMATQTIPGCVFLVVATLIMTNWALAKHRRLKKLFDGKEGRPRYPRRWVILPPFM
- the LOC122027874 gene encoding very-long-chain enoyl-CoA reductase-like isoform X1, coding for MKVNLVSRSGREVVKGGIELTDEATVSDLQEAIHARIKKYYPSRQRLTLPLQAGCKGKPVVLIPKKKLADYCDGNANNLTVVFKDLGVQVSYSTLFFWEYLGPLVIYPVFYYFPVYKYFGYEGERTIYPVQTYALYYWCFHYFKRILETFFVHRFSHATSPLSHVFRNCAYYWTFGAYIAYHVNHPLYTPVGDFQIKIGFTFGLICQLANFYCHLILRNLRSPDGNGGYQIPRGFLFNIVTCANYTTEIYQWLGFNMATQTIPGCVFLVVATLIMTNWALAKHRRLKKLFDGKEGRPRYPRRWVILPPFM